The Burkholderia pyrrocinia genome has a segment encoding these proteins:
- a CDS encoding acetyl-CoA C-acyltransferase, with the protein MSKQLQDAYIVAASRTPIGKAPRGVFKNTRPDELLVHAIRSAVAQVPGFDTKLIEDAIIGCAIPEAEQGLNVARMGALLAGLPQTVGGVTVNRFCASGITALAMAADRIRVGESDALFAGGCESMSMVPMMGNKPSMSPHIFDRNEDFGIAYGMGLTAERVADQWKVSREDQDAFSVESHRKALAAQQAGEFNDEIAAYTLTERFPNLATGEVDVKTREIALDEGPRADTSIEGLAKLRAVFANKGSVTAGNSSQTSDGAGALLVVSEKVLKEFNLTPLARFVSFAVRGVPPEIMGIGPKEAIPAALKAAGLKQDDLDWIELNEAFAAQSLAVIRDLGLDPSKVNPLGGAIALGHPLGATGAIRAATVVHGLRRRNLKYGMVTMCVGTGMGAAGIIERL; encoded by the coding sequence ATGAGCAAACAATTGCAAGACGCATACATCGTCGCCGCCAGCCGCACGCCGATCGGCAAGGCCCCGCGCGGTGTATTCAAGAACACGCGCCCGGACGAGCTGCTGGTCCACGCGATCAGGTCGGCGGTCGCGCAGGTGCCCGGCTTCGACACGAAGCTGATCGAGGACGCGATCATCGGCTGCGCGATTCCGGAAGCCGAGCAGGGCCTGAACGTCGCGCGGATGGGCGCGCTGCTCGCGGGCCTGCCGCAGACGGTCGGCGGCGTGACGGTCAACCGCTTCTGCGCGTCGGGCATCACGGCGCTCGCGATGGCGGCCGACCGCATCCGAGTCGGCGAGTCGGACGCGCTGTTCGCGGGCGGCTGCGAATCGATGAGCATGGTGCCGATGATGGGCAACAAGCCGTCGATGTCGCCGCACATCTTCGATCGCAATGAAGACTTCGGCATTGCGTACGGGATGGGCCTGACGGCCGAGCGTGTCGCCGACCAGTGGAAGGTGAGCCGCGAAGACCAGGACGCGTTCTCGGTCGAGTCGCACCGGAAGGCGCTCGCCGCGCAGCAGGCCGGCGAGTTCAACGACGAGATCGCCGCGTACACGCTCACCGAGCGTTTCCCGAACCTGGCAACGGGCGAAGTCGACGTGAAGACGCGCGAGATCGCGCTCGACGAAGGTCCGCGCGCGGATACGTCGATCGAAGGCCTCGCGAAGCTGCGCGCGGTGTTCGCGAACAAGGGCTCGGTCACGGCCGGCAACAGCTCGCAGACGTCGGACGGCGCCGGTGCGCTGCTCGTCGTGTCGGAGAAGGTGCTCAAGGAGTTCAACCTGACGCCGCTCGCGCGCTTCGTGAGCTTCGCGGTGCGCGGCGTGCCGCCGGAAATCATGGGCATCGGTCCGAAGGAAGCGATTCCGGCCGCGCTGAAGGCTGCGGGCCTGAAGCAGGACGATCTCGACTGGATCGAGCTGAACGAAGCGTTCGCCGCGCAATCGCTGGCGGTGATCCGCGATCTCGGCCTCGACCCGTCGAAGGTCAACCCGCTGGGCGGCGCGATCGCACTCGGCCACCCGCTCGGCGCGACCGGCGCGATCCGCGCGGCGACCGTCGTGCACGGCCTGCGCCGCCGCAACCTGAAGTACGGGATGGTCACGATGTGCGTCGGCACCGGCATGGGCGCGGCGGGCATCATCGAACGCCTGTAA
- a CDS encoding 3-hydroxyacyl-CoA dehydrogenase/enoyl-CoA hydratase family protein produces the protein MSNFLIRKVAVLGAGVMGAQIAAHLINARVPVLLFDLPAKEGPKNAIALKAIENLKKLSPAPFGVKDDAKYLEAANYEDDIAKLAECDVVIEAIAERMDWKHDLYKKVAPHIAPNAIFATNTSGLSITKLSEGFSDELKSRFCGVHFFNPPRYMHLVELIPTAHTRPEILDQLETFLTSIVGKGVVRAKDTPNFIANRVGIFSILAVITEAAKFGLRFDEVDDLTGSRLGRAKSATFRTADVVGLDTMAHVIKTMQDNLADDPFFPVYQTPAVLAELVKQGALGQKTGGGFYKKEGKAIKVLDAKTGTYVDSGAKADETVGRILKRPPAERLKLLRETDHPHAQFLWSIFRDVFHYIGVHLESIADNARDVDLAIRWGFGWNEGPFEGWQAAGWKQVAEWVQEDIAAGKALANVPLPSWVLEGPVAEQGGVHTAEGSWAPAAQRFVPRSDLAVYGKQVFRAPLLGETGADPKTYGKTLFETDAVRAWVDDRAGEDDVVIVSFKSKMNTIGPSVIDGLVQAIELAEKDYKGVVIWQPTSLKLGTPGGPFSAGANLEEAMPAFMMGGAKGIEPFVKKFQEGMLRVKYANVPVVAAVSGIALGGGCELMLHSAKRVVHVESYIGLVEVGVGLVPAGGGLKEAALRAADAATAANATTDILKFVTKSFENAAMAKVSASAHDARAMGYLKPSDTIIFNVFELLDTAKKEARALAATGYRAPLRAKDVPVAGRSAIATIKASLVNMRDGRFISDHDYLIASRIAEAVCGGDVEAGSLVDEQWLLALERRAFVELLGTQKTQERIMGMLQTGKPVRN, from the coding sequence GTGAGCAATTTCCTGATTCGCAAGGTCGCCGTGCTGGGCGCCGGCGTGATGGGCGCGCAGATCGCCGCGCACCTCATCAACGCGCGCGTGCCGGTGCTGCTGTTCGACCTGCCGGCCAAGGAAGGCCCGAAAAACGCGATCGCGCTGAAGGCGATCGAGAACCTGAAGAAGCTGTCGCCCGCGCCGTTCGGCGTGAAGGACGACGCGAAGTACCTCGAAGCAGCGAACTACGAGGACGACATCGCGAAGCTGGCCGAATGCGACGTCGTGATCGAGGCGATCGCCGAGCGGATGGACTGGAAACACGACCTGTACAAGAAGGTCGCGCCGCACATCGCGCCGAACGCGATCTTCGCGACCAACACGTCGGGCCTGTCGATCACGAAGCTGTCCGAAGGTTTCTCGGACGAGCTGAAGTCGCGCTTCTGCGGCGTGCACTTCTTCAACCCGCCGCGCTACATGCACCTCGTCGAGCTGATCCCGACCGCGCATACGCGCCCGGAAATCCTCGACCAGCTCGAGACGTTCCTGACGAGCATCGTCGGCAAGGGTGTCGTGCGCGCGAAGGACACGCCGAACTTCATCGCGAACCGCGTCGGCATCTTCTCGATCCTCGCGGTGATCACCGAGGCCGCGAAGTTCGGCCTGCGCTTCGACGAAGTCGACGACCTGACGGGCAGCCGTCTCGGCCGCGCGAAGTCGGCGACGTTCCGCACCGCCGACGTGGTCGGCCTCGACACGATGGCGCACGTGATCAAGACGATGCAGGACAACCTCGCCGACGATCCGTTCTTCCCGGTCTACCAGACACCCGCCGTGCTCGCCGAACTGGTGAAGCAGGGTGCGCTGGGCCAGAAGACGGGCGGTGGCTTCTACAAGAAGGAAGGCAAGGCGATCAAGGTGCTCGACGCGAAGACGGGCACCTACGTCGACTCGGGCGCGAAGGCGGACGAAACCGTCGGCCGCATCCTGAAGCGTCCGCCGGCCGAGCGCCTGAAGCTGCTGCGCGAGACGGACCATCCGCATGCGCAGTTCCTGTGGTCGATCTTCCGCGACGTGTTCCACTACATCGGCGTGCATCTCGAGTCGATCGCCGACAACGCGCGCGACGTCGACCTCGCGATCCGCTGGGGCTTCGGCTGGAACGAAGGCCCGTTCGAAGGCTGGCAGGCTGCCGGCTGGAAGCAGGTCGCCGAGTGGGTGCAGGAAGACATCGCGGCCGGCAAGGCACTCGCGAACGTGCCGCTGCCGTCGTGGGTGCTCGAAGGCCCGGTTGCCGAGCAGGGCGGCGTGCACACGGCCGAAGGCTCGTGGGCGCCGGCAGCGCAGCGCTTCGTGCCGCGTTCGGATCTCGCGGTGTACGGCAAGCAGGTGTTCCGCGCGCCGCTGCTGGGCGAAACGGGCGCCGATCCGAAGACCTACGGCAAGACGCTGTTCGAGACCGACGCGGTGCGCGCATGGGTCGACGACCGTGCGGGCGAGGACGACGTCGTGATCGTGTCGTTCAAGTCGAAGATGAACACGATCGGACCGAGCGTGATCGACGGCCTCGTGCAGGCGATCGAACTCGCGGAGAAGGACTACAAGGGCGTGGTGATCTGGCAGCCGACGTCGCTGAAGCTCGGCACGCCGGGCGGCCCGTTCTCGGCCGGCGCGAACCTCGAAGAGGCGATGCCCGCGTTCATGATGGGCGGCGCCAAGGGCATCGAGCCGTTCGTGAAGAAATTCCAGGAAGGCATGCTGCGCGTGAAGTACGCGAACGTGCCGGTCGTTGCAGCCGTGTCGGGCATCGCGCTCGGCGGCGGGTGCGAGCTGATGCTGCACAGCGCGAAGCGCGTCGTGCACGTCGAGAGCTACATCGGTCTCGTCGAAGTGGGCGTCGGCCTGGTGCCGGCGGGCGGCGGCCTGAAGGAAGCGGCGCTGCGCGCGGCCGATGCCGCAACGGCCGCGAACGCGACCACCGACATCCTGAAGTTCGTCACGAAGTCGTTCGAGAACGCGGCGATGGCGAAGGTGTCGGCGTCCGCGCACGATGCGCGTGCGATGGGCTACCTGAAGCCGTCCGACACGATCATCTTCAACGTGTTCGAACTGCTCGACACCGCGAAGAAGGAAGCGCGCGCACTGGCTGCCACCGGCTACCGCGCACCGCTGCGGGCGAAGGACGTGCCGGTCGCGGGTCGCTCTGCGATCGCGACGATCAAGGCATCGCTCGTCAACATGCGTGACGGCCGCTTCATCAGCGACCACGATTACCTGATCGCGAGCCGCATCGCGGAAGCCGTGTGCGGCGGCGACGTCGAAGCCGGCAGCCTCGTCGACGAGCAGTGGCTGCTCGCGCTCGAGCGCCGCGCGTTCGTCGAGCTGCTCGGCACGCAGAAGACGCAGGAACGGATCATGGGCATGTTGCAGACCGGCAAGCCGGTGCGTAACTGA
- a CDS encoding enoyl-CoA hydratase: MAEIQVERADGVMTITIARPAKKNALTAAMYQTMADALADAQEDKVVRVILLRGSDGNFSAGNDLEDFLKSPPKDENASVFQFLARISSAQKPIVAAVPGIAVGVGVTMLLHCDLVYAADTAAFSLPFAQLGLCPEAASSVLLPRLAGHQVAAEKLLLGEAFDALEAHRIGIVNRVLPAAELDAFAAKQAAKLAALPASSLRVTKALLKDTGGVATAARMAEEAGHFSAMLRAPEAREAMTAFFEKRKPDFRQFD, translated from the coding sequence GTGGCCGAAATTCAAGTGGAACGCGCCGACGGCGTAATGACGATCACGATCGCGCGCCCGGCGAAGAAGAACGCGCTGACGGCGGCGATGTACCAGACGATGGCCGATGCACTGGCCGACGCGCAGGAAGACAAGGTGGTCCGCGTGATCCTGCTGCGCGGCAGCGACGGCAATTTCAGCGCGGGGAACGATCTCGAGGATTTCCTGAAGTCGCCGCCGAAGGACGAGAACGCATCGGTGTTCCAGTTTCTCGCGCGGATCAGCAGCGCACAGAAGCCGATCGTGGCCGCGGTGCCGGGCATCGCGGTCGGCGTCGGCGTGACGATGCTGCTGCACTGCGATCTGGTCTACGCGGCCGATACCGCTGCGTTCTCGCTGCCGTTCGCGCAGCTCGGGCTGTGCCCGGAAGCCGCATCGAGCGTGCTGTTGCCGCGCCTGGCCGGCCATCAGGTCGCCGCGGAGAAGCTGCTGCTCGGCGAGGCGTTCGACGCACTGGAAGCGCACCGGATCGGGATCGTCAACCGCGTGCTGCCGGCTGCCGAGCTCGATGCGTTCGCGGCGAAGCAGGCGGCGAAGCTCGCCGCGCTGCCGGCGTCGTCGCTGCGCGTGACGAAGGCGCTGCTGAAGGATACGGGCGGCGTGGCTACCGCCGCGCGGATGGCCGAGGAGGCGGGCCACTTCTCCGCAATGCTGCGCGCGCCGGAAGCGCGCGAGGCGATGACGGCGTTCTTCGAGAAGCGCAAGCCGGATTTCCGTCAGTTCGACTGA
- the fdhD gene encoding formate dehydrogenase accessory sulfurtransferase FdhD, producing the protein MNPTESDELRDELRADPRGAIELSVSRTRGGAVETAHDYVGQEWPVALVFNGISHAVMMCTPCDLEAFAVGFAISEGIVARGSDIKDIEVILHADAPLPHAEVHLEVVQQAFAALKDRRRALAGRTGCGVCGIESIDLLDLAPERVPDTGFLARLAPDALARAAHGLPAHQALTQLTGGLHAAAWCDATGAIRIAFEDVGRHNALDKLIGSLVLSRADTTDGFVFLSSRASYELVRKAARVGIPMVATISAPSSLAIEIAKAAGLRLVSFCRETGHVDYGTA; encoded by the coding sequence TGCGCGACGAACTGCGCGCCGACCCGCGCGGCGCGATCGAACTGTCCGTGAGCCGCACGCGCGGCGGCGCCGTCGAAACCGCGCACGACTACGTGGGCCAGGAATGGCCCGTCGCACTCGTCTTCAACGGCATCTCGCACGCGGTGATGATGTGTACGCCGTGCGACCTCGAGGCGTTCGCGGTCGGCTTCGCGATCTCGGAAGGGATCGTCGCGCGCGGCAGCGACATCAAGGACATCGAGGTGATCCTGCACGCCGACGCGCCGTTGCCGCACGCGGAAGTGCACCTGGAAGTCGTCCAGCAGGCGTTCGCCGCACTGAAGGACCGGCGCCGCGCACTCGCGGGCCGCACCGGGTGCGGCGTGTGCGGGATCGAAAGCATCGACCTGCTCGACCTCGCGCCCGAACGCGTGCCCGACACGGGCTTTCTCGCACGCCTCGCGCCCGACGCGCTGGCGCGCGCGGCGCACGGGCTGCCGGCCCACCAGGCGCTCACGCAGCTCACGGGCGGCCTGCATGCGGCCGCGTGGTGCGACGCAACAGGCGCGATCCGGATCGCGTTCGAGGACGTCGGCCGCCACAATGCGCTGGACAAGCTGATCGGCTCGCTCGTGCTGTCGCGCGCCGATACGACCGACGGCTTCGTGTTCCTGTCGAGCCGCGCGAGCTACGAGCTCGTGCGCAAGGCCGCACGGGTCGGCATCCCGATGGTCGCGACCATTTCCGCGCCGTCGTCGCTCGCGATCGAGATCGCGAAGGCGGCCGGCCTGCGGCTCGTCAGCTTCTGCCGCGAAACCGGCCACGTCGACTACGGCACGGCCTGA